One genomic segment of Negativicutes bacterium includes these proteins:
- the nusG gene encoding transcription termination/antitermination protein NusG, with protein sequence MKREWYIVHTYSGYENKVKDNLEKRVETMEMQDKIFRVEVPTDDEVEIKDSKKKLTKRKLYPGYVLVEMIYTDDSWYVVRNTPGVTGFISSDNNKPIPMETEEVDRIIGRQSQNAEHIVHIDLAVGDKVEVIEGPFAGKNGTILEIDLEQQYLKVLLSVFGFGREVPTELALTDVKKA encoded by the coding sequence ATGAAGAGAGAATGGTACATTGTTCATACCTATTCAGGTTATGAGAATAAGGTCAAAGACAACCTGGAGAAAAGAGTAGAAACAATGGAAATGCAGGACAAAATCTTTCGGGTTGAAGTTCCTACCGATGATGAGGTGGAAATCAAAGATTCCAAAAAGAAATTGACCAAACGAAAATTATATCCCGGTTATGTTTTGGTTGAGATGATTTATACGGATGATTCCTGGTATGTTGTTCGGAATACGCCCGGCGTAACCGGCTTCATCAGCAGTGACAACAACAAACCAATTCCCATGGAGACAGAGGAAGTGGATCGGATTATCGGCCGTCAAAGCCAAAATGCGGAGCATATTGTCCATATTGATTTGGCAGTCGGAGACAAAGTGGAAGTAATCGAAGGCCCCTTTGCCGGTAAAAACGGTACGATTCTCGAAATTGATTTGGAACAACAGTATTTGAAAGTTTTGCTTTCTGTTTTCGGCTTCGGTCGGGAGGTTCCTACGGAACTGGCTCTGACCGACGTGAAAAAAGCATAG